In a single window of the Chelonia mydas isolate rCheMyd1 chromosome 8, rCheMyd1.pri.v2, whole genome shotgun sequence genome:
- the STIL gene encoding SCL-interrupting locus protein isoform X4 produces the protein MVPFSFPLSKCALWDPTPVGDVIGTHISYYRNPKILMMEKALRLAYRHAKQSERKFFSCFLLGTLAVDEDDEGVSLTIDRFDPGREVTDGSEKVPTAPLPGDFLIPCTINAWGSSSGDIVVHNSEDFNLAFKGLQHSLCSRDSLGLSRLLTIRVHITSAENMDNLNFDFHWAAVTITNALEYTPVKSVPIIPTALARNLSGHMNIAQVQGTYKCGYLTMDQTRKLLLVLESDPKAYTLPLVGIWLSGITHIYNPQVWACCLRYLFSSSIQERVLSESGSFLIVLYSLTHKAPEFYECLPCSGQTELGFQLLTSKETLHLFKNVEPSDKHPIQFELNAEKQNAETEFFSKVSTNLSIRSSPQGSSPSKLSVSDHDSGVEDEDLSPRPIPSPHPVSQQVTKIHPSVPELSLVFDGSFIEPKPMSQPVETMNNKNQPLLVPQPNKKKTYSTGPLYQNQCSDSHKQSVSTHARHSSLRRLPSQLNQIIPTLKPSRGKQLPLQHQSNCRRVGLQTRKSSGSSSSSSSPSPSTPRSGPSPDTSVHQPRMPSERLVSSPDVATQRKGEPPARRPSTSNSKQPPGATQPLQYNFAFSPQNSRRPTELQVPVPRVPSCCPASVCSCQLHGHIQYSSTNAWQGLVKMGTNHAEIQSDVPQESTYSVFHQNVTCPNICCSPIHTPTSSVTHGYNGKMGNCSPLGSSLSPGSRLASHPSPCHLQSGAAHSACTYAPAPKMGSDNGMMGLSPDAYRILTEQDRQLKLLQAQIQRLLEAQTLQPCSTKTTIGNNALPSEKQLEFVTMETQSSQGLHMRKSVSIAVSTGASLFWNAPREKQEDSVCPVKQEDTEISKEDISISMNTEQDTSNTSIASSLKAVDIPSFVESSHLVEEGTNQTGLRNVPVSPACVPNSLLEESASMYLQTGPTEGANNHMVAPNEPKTEHAGPSLPNHPSDDQKFYQDILGQVNHFLKSPSEESGYPSTKQTVVGNDGTTCRNINNPKERSSVSDPGLTDKDCVISATLKQLRNLGVKIESPDKMKKNAHKVENASVLACINPEAVVPGLNYMSFVNVGMSGLTPNGVDLSMEANAIALKYLSESQLTQLSLSHTSEKTPQDSSFQNLLHTNMDKSMMGLSLISPNNMSFATKKYMKRYGLLQSSDNSEDEEELQTQNCSISSIGKCEDVLETNFKPMSEGFNFGKESSEGVCERLSINQKPYKESTGSYSLSESDGPVLRNITNEVFPPKILHQPHENSQQILKDLKPKPKLVAGKVEFTQQPDRENLGNVRLFPENLQTPTLETLNQTDSMSSVGTFLDVKHLRQLPKLF, from the exons ATGGTACCATTCAGTTTTCCTCTATCAAAATGTGCACTTTGGGATCCAACACCTGTGGGAGATGTTATTGGCACACACATCAGTTATTACAG aaATCCCAAAATATTGATGATGGAGAAGGCTCTTCGTCTTGCCTATCGCCATGCTAAGCAGAGTGAAAGAAagttcttttcctgttttttgcTCGGGACTCTTGCAGTGGATgaag acgATGAAGGTGTATCACTGACAATAGACAGATTTGATCCTGGTCGAGAAGTAACTGATGGTTCAGAGAAAGTCCCCACAGCACCTCTTCCTGGGGACTTTTTGATTCCATGTACAATTAATGCTTGGGGATCTTCCTCCGGAGATATTGTAGTGCACAATTCTGAAGACTTCAACTTAGCTTTTAAG GGACTTCAACACAGTTTATGCAGTAGAGACTCTTTGGGTCTTTCCAGACTGCTCACCATAAGAGTTCACATTACTTCAGCAGAGAACATGGACAACCTAAACTTTGATTTTCACTGGGCAGCTGTTACTATAACAAATGCTTTAGAATACACTCCTGTGAAATCTGTCCCAATTATTCCTACAGCCCTGGCAAGAAACTTGAGTGGTCATATGAATATTGCACAGGTTCAGGGGACTTATAAATGTGG ATACCTTACAATGGACCAAACCCGAAAACTACTTCTGGTGCTGGAATCTGATCCCAAGGCTTACACTTTGCCGTTGGTTGGAAT TTGGTTGAGTGGCATCACTCATATATACAATCCACAGGTCTGGGCCTGCTGCCTGCGTTATTTGTTCAGTTCTTCAATACAAGAAAG ggttCTTTCAGAGTCTGGGAGTTTCCTTATTGTTCTCTATTCGCTGACCCACAAGGCACCAGAGTTTTATGAGTGCCTTCCTTGCAGTGGACAAACTGAACTAGGATTTCAGCTACTAACAAGTAAAGAAACATTACATCTCTTCAAA AATGTTGAACCTTCAGACAAGCACCCTATTCAATTTGAGCTGAATGCggaaaaacaaaatgcagaaacTGAGTTCTTCAGCAAAGTTTCTACGAACCTTTCCATTAGAAG ttctccTCAAGGCTCCTCCCCCAGCAAATTGTCAGTAAGTGATCATGACTCAGGTGTGGAAGATGAAGATTTATCTCCAAGACCAATTCCAAGTCCTCATCCAGTGAGTCAACAG GTTACTAAGATCCATCCTTCAGTTCCTGAACTCTCCCTTGTCTTTGATGGCAGTTTCATAGAACCGAAACCAATGTCTCAGCCTGTGGAGACTATGAATAACAAAAATCAACCACTGCTGGTACCTCAGCCTAATAAAAAAAAGACCTATTCAACAGGACCATTATACCAAAATCAATGCTCTGATAGCCATAAACAAAGCGTCAGCACCCACGCTAGACATTCTTCATTGAGAAGGTTACCGAGCCAATTAAACCAGATCATTCCAACTTTAAAACCTAGCAGAGGAAAGCAGCTGCCACTACAGCACCAGTCTAATTGTAGGAGAGTTGGCCTTCAAACAAGAAAGAGTTCTGGatcttcttcctcttcatcaTCCCCTTCCCCTTCAACACCTCGCAGTGGGCCCTCTCCTGATACGTCTGTGCATCAACCCAGGATGCCATCTGAAAGACTTGTATCTAGTCCTGATGTAGCCACACAAAGAAAAGGGGAACCTCCAGCAAGGAGACCCTCAACATCTAATTCCAAGCAGCCTCCTGGTGCCACACAGCCTCTCCAGTACAACTTTGCTTTTTCACCCCAGAACTCAAGAAGACCAACAGAACTGCAGGTGCCTGTCCCTCGAGTGCCATCTTGCTGTCCTGCCAGTGTCTGTAGTTGTCAGCTTCACGGACATATCCAATACAGCTCAACAAATGCTTGGCAAGGACTGGTTAAAATGGGCACCAATCATGCGGAAATCCAATCTGATGTTCCTCAAGAGAGCACATATTCGGTTTTCCATCAAAATGTCACTTGTCCAAATATTTGCTGTAGTCCAATACATACCCCAACTAGTTCTGTAACTCATGGGTACAATGGGAAAATGGGGAATTGTTCTCCCCTTGGTAGCAGCTTATCACCTGGATCAAGACTTGCTTCACATCCAAGCCCTTGCCATCTTCAGTCTGGTGCAGCACATTCAGCATGCACATATGCACCTGCCCCCAAAATGGGATCAGATAATGGAATGATGGGATTATCTCCAGATGCTTACAGGATTCTTACAGAACAAGACAGGCAACTGAAATTACTTCAAGCTCAG ATCCAGCGTTTGTTGGAAGCACAAACTCTTCAGCCTTGTTCTACGAAAACGACTATAGGTAACAATGCCCTACCGTCTGAGAAGCAGTTGGAATTTGTTACCATGGAAACACAGTCTTCCCAGGGTTTACACATGAGAAAAAGTGTGAGCATTGCTGTAAGCACAG GTGCTAGCTTATTTTGGAACGCACCGCGTGAAAAGCAAGAGGACTCTGTGTGTCCAGTTAAACAAGAGGACACTGAAATATCTAAAGAAGATATAAGCATTTCTATGAACACTGAGCAAGATACAAGTAATACAAGTATTGCCTCCTCATTAAAGGCTGTTGACATACCCAGCTTTGTAGAAAGTAGCCATCTTGTAGAAGAAGGAACTAACCAGACTGGACTCAG AAATGTGCCAGTTTCCCCAGCATGTGTTCCGAATTCACTGTTGGAAGAAAGCGCCAGCATGTATTTACAGACAGGACCCACAGAAGGGGCTAACAACCACATGGTGGCACCAAATGAACCAAAAACTGAGCATGCTGGTCCATCGCTGCCTAACCACCCATCCGATGATCAAAAGTTTTACCAGGATATATTG GGTCAAGTAAATCACTTCTTAAAGTCACCCTCTGAAGAAAGTGGTTATCCATCTACAAAACAAACAGTGGTTGGCAATGATGGTACCACATGTCGGAATATAAATAACCCAAAAGAAAGGAGTTCAGTATCTGACCCAGGCCTGACAGATAAAGATTGCGTGATTAGTGCAACCCTTAAGCAATTAAGGAACCTTGGAGTGAAAATTGAATCTCctgacaaaatgaagaaaaatgcacACAAAGTAGAGAATGCCAG CGTATTGGCCTGCATAAATCCTGAAGCAGTGGTCCCTGGACTAAACTACATGTCATTTGTTAATGTCGGCATGAGTGGGTTAACTCCCAATGGAGTTGATCTGAGTATGGAAGCAAATGCAATAGCACTCAAATATCTAAGTGAAAGTCAACTGACGCAGCTTTCTCTCAGTCACACAAGTGAAAAAACCCCTCAAGATTCATCTTTCCAAAACCTCTTGCATACAAACATGGACAAGAGCATGATGGGTCTTAGCTTAATTTCACCAAACAATATGTCCTTTGCAACCAAGAAGTACATGAAAAGATATGGGCTCCTACAAAGTAGTGACAATAGTGAAGATGAAGAGGAGCTGCAAACTCAGAACTGCAGCATCTCTAGTATTGGCAAGTGTGAAGATGTGTTAGAGACTAACTTTAAGCCAATGTCAGAGGGCTTTAACTTCGGGAAAGAATCTTCTGAAGGAGTTTGTGAAAGATTATCCATTAACCAGAAACCTTACAAGGAGTCAACTGGAAGTTATTCCTTGTCAGAATCCGATGGTCCTGTGTTGAGAAATATTACAAATGAGGTCTTTCCTCCAAAAATACTACATCAACCTCATGAGAACTCACAGCAGATTCTGAAGGATTTAAAGCCAAAACCCAAACTTGTAGCTGGGAAAGTAGAGTTCACTCAGCAACCGGACAGGGAGAACCTAGGAAATGTTCGTCTCTTCCCTGAAAATCTACAAACTCCCACCCTGGAGACATTAAATCAGACAGACAGCATGAGTTCAGTTGGTACCTTTCTTGATGTAAAACACCTCAGACAGTTGCCAAAGTTGTTCTGA
- the STIL gene encoding SCL-interrupting locus protein isoform X1, which produces MSVGSKAAVMEAISAVSDHQIDPRIASSRMVPFSFPLSKCALWDPTPVGDVIGTHISYYRNPKILMMEKALRLAYRHAKQSERKFFSCFLLGTLAVDEDDEGVSLTIDRFDPGREVTDGSEKVPTAPLPGDFLIPCTINAWGSSSGDIVVHNSEDFNLAFKGLQHSLCSRDSLGLSRLLTIRVHITSAENMDNLNFDFHWAAVTITNALEYTPVKSVPIIPTALARNLSGHMNIAQVQGTYKCGYLTMDQTRKLLLVLESDPKAYTLPLVGIWLSGITHIYNPQVWACCLRYLFSSSIQERVLSESGSFLIVLYSLTHKAPEFYECLPCSGQTELGFQLLTSKETLHLFKNVEPSDKHPIQFELNAEKQNAETEFFSKVSTNLSIRSSPQGSSPSKLSVSDHDSGVEDEDLSPRPIPSPHPVSQQVTKIHPSVPELSLVFDGSFIEPKPMSQPVETMNNKNQPLLVPQPNKKKTYSTGPLYQNQCSDSHKQSVSTHARHSSLRRLPSQLNQIIPTLKPSRGKQLPLQHQSNCRRVGLQTRKSSGSSSSSSSPSPSTPRSGPSPDTSVHQPRMPSERLVSSPDVATQRKGEPPARRPSTSNSKQPPGATQPLQYNFAFSPQNSRRPTELQVPVPRVPSCCPASVCSCQLHGHIQYSSTNAWQGLVKMGTNHAEIQSDVPQESTYSVFHQNVTCPNICCSPIHTPTSSVTHGYNGKMGNCSPLGSSLSPGSRLASHPSPCHLQSGAAHSACTYAPAPKMGSDNGMMGLSPDAYRILTEQDRQLKLLQAQIQRLLEAQTLQPCSTKTTIGNNALPSEKQLEFVTMETQSSQGLHMRKSVSIAVSTGASLFWNAPREKQEDSVCPVKQEDTEISKEDISISMNTEQDTSNTSIASSLKAVDIPSFVESSHLVEEGTNQTGLRNVPVSPACVPNSLLEESASMYLQTGPTEGANNHMVAPNEPKTEHAGPSLPNHPSDDQKFYQDILGQVNHFLKSPSEESGYPSTKQTVVGNDGTTCRNINNPKERSSVSDPGLTDKDCVISATLKQLRNLGVKIESPDKMKKNAHKVENASVLACINPEAVVPGLNYMSFVNVGMSGLTPNGVDLSMEANAIALKYLSESQLTQLSLSHTSEKTPQDSSFQNLLHTNMDKSMMGLSLISPNNMSFATKKYMKRYGLLQSSDNSEDEEELQTQNCSISSIGKCEDVLETNFKPMSEGFNFGKESSEGVCERLSINQKPYKESTGSYSLSESDGPVLRNITNEVFPPKILHQPHENSQQILKDLKPKPKLVAGKVEFTQQPDRENLGNVRLFPENLQTPTLETLNQTDSMSSVGTFLDVKHLRQLPKLF; this is translated from the exons aattGCTTCAAGCAGGATGGTACCATTCAGTTTTCCTCTATCAAAATGTGCACTTTGGGATCCAACACCTGTGGGAGATGTTATTGGCACACACATCAGTTATTACAG aaATCCCAAAATATTGATGATGGAGAAGGCTCTTCGTCTTGCCTATCGCCATGCTAAGCAGAGTGAAAGAAagttcttttcctgttttttgcTCGGGACTCTTGCAGTGGATgaag acgATGAAGGTGTATCACTGACAATAGACAGATTTGATCCTGGTCGAGAAGTAACTGATGGTTCAGAGAAAGTCCCCACAGCACCTCTTCCTGGGGACTTTTTGATTCCATGTACAATTAATGCTTGGGGATCTTCCTCCGGAGATATTGTAGTGCACAATTCTGAAGACTTCAACTTAGCTTTTAAG GGACTTCAACACAGTTTATGCAGTAGAGACTCTTTGGGTCTTTCCAGACTGCTCACCATAAGAGTTCACATTACTTCAGCAGAGAACATGGACAACCTAAACTTTGATTTTCACTGGGCAGCTGTTACTATAACAAATGCTTTAGAATACACTCCTGTGAAATCTGTCCCAATTATTCCTACAGCCCTGGCAAGAAACTTGAGTGGTCATATGAATATTGCACAGGTTCAGGGGACTTATAAATGTGG ATACCTTACAATGGACCAAACCCGAAAACTACTTCTGGTGCTGGAATCTGATCCCAAGGCTTACACTTTGCCGTTGGTTGGAAT TTGGTTGAGTGGCATCACTCATATATACAATCCACAGGTCTGGGCCTGCTGCCTGCGTTATTTGTTCAGTTCTTCAATACAAGAAAG ggttCTTTCAGAGTCTGGGAGTTTCCTTATTGTTCTCTATTCGCTGACCCACAAGGCACCAGAGTTTTATGAGTGCCTTCCTTGCAGTGGACAAACTGAACTAGGATTTCAGCTACTAACAAGTAAAGAAACATTACATCTCTTCAAA AATGTTGAACCTTCAGACAAGCACCCTATTCAATTTGAGCTGAATGCggaaaaacaaaatgcagaaacTGAGTTCTTCAGCAAAGTTTCTACGAACCTTTCCATTAGAAG ttctccTCAAGGCTCCTCCCCCAGCAAATTGTCAGTAAGTGATCATGACTCAGGTGTGGAAGATGAAGATTTATCTCCAAGACCAATTCCAAGTCCTCATCCAGTGAGTCAACAG GTTACTAAGATCCATCCTTCAGTTCCTGAACTCTCCCTTGTCTTTGATGGCAGTTTCATAGAACCGAAACCAATGTCTCAGCCTGTGGAGACTATGAATAACAAAAATCAACCACTGCTGGTACCTCAGCCTAATAAAAAAAAGACCTATTCAACAGGACCATTATACCAAAATCAATGCTCTGATAGCCATAAACAAAGCGTCAGCACCCACGCTAGACATTCTTCATTGAGAAGGTTACCGAGCCAATTAAACCAGATCATTCCAACTTTAAAACCTAGCAGAGGAAAGCAGCTGCCACTACAGCACCAGTCTAATTGTAGGAGAGTTGGCCTTCAAACAAGAAAGAGTTCTGGatcttcttcctcttcatcaTCCCCTTCCCCTTCAACACCTCGCAGTGGGCCCTCTCCTGATACGTCTGTGCATCAACCCAGGATGCCATCTGAAAGACTTGTATCTAGTCCTGATGTAGCCACACAAAGAAAAGGGGAACCTCCAGCAAGGAGACCCTCAACATCTAATTCCAAGCAGCCTCCTGGTGCCACACAGCCTCTCCAGTACAACTTTGCTTTTTCACCCCAGAACTCAAGAAGACCAACAGAACTGCAGGTGCCTGTCCCTCGAGTGCCATCTTGCTGTCCTGCCAGTGTCTGTAGTTGTCAGCTTCACGGACATATCCAATACAGCTCAACAAATGCTTGGCAAGGACTGGTTAAAATGGGCACCAATCATGCGGAAATCCAATCTGATGTTCCTCAAGAGAGCACATATTCGGTTTTCCATCAAAATGTCACTTGTCCAAATATTTGCTGTAGTCCAATACATACCCCAACTAGTTCTGTAACTCATGGGTACAATGGGAAAATGGGGAATTGTTCTCCCCTTGGTAGCAGCTTATCACCTGGATCAAGACTTGCTTCACATCCAAGCCCTTGCCATCTTCAGTCTGGTGCAGCACATTCAGCATGCACATATGCACCTGCCCCCAAAATGGGATCAGATAATGGAATGATGGGATTATCTCCAGATGCTTACAGGATTCTTACAGAACAAGACAGGCAACTGAAATTACTTCAAGCTCAG ATCCAGCGTTTGTTGGAAGCACAAACTCTTCAGCCTTGTTCTACGAAAACGACTATAGGTAACAATGCCCTACCGTCTGAGAAGCAGTTGGAATTTGTTACCATGGAAACACAGTCTTCCCAGGGTTTACACATGAGAAAAAGTGTGAGCATTGCTGTAAGCACAG GTGCTAGCTTATTTTGGAACGCACCGCGTGAAAAGCAAGAGGACTCTGTGTGTCCAGTTAAACAAGAGGACACTGAAATATCTAAAGAAGATATAAGCATTTCTATGAACACTGAGCAAGATACAAGTAATACAAGTATTGCCTCCTCATTAAAGGCTGTTGACATACCCAGCTTTGTAGAAAGTAGCCATCTTGTAGAAGAAGGAACTAACCAGACTGGACTCAG AAATGTGCCAGTTTCCCCAGCATGTGTTCCGAATTCACTGTTGGAAGAAAGCGCCAGCATGTATTTACAGACAGGACCCACAGAAGGGGCTAACAACCACATGGTGGCACCAAATGAACCAAAAACTGAGCATGCTGGTCCATCGCTGCCTAACCACCCATCCGATGATCAAAAGTTTTACCAGGATATATTG GGTCAAGTAAATCACTTCTTAAAGTCACCCTCTGAAGAAAGTGGTTATCCATCTACAAAACAAACAGTGGTTGGCAATGATGGTACCACATGTCGGAATATAAATAACCCAAAAGAAAGGAGTTCAGTATCTGACCCAGGCCTGACAGATAAAGATTGCGTGATTAGTGCAACCCTTAAGCAATTAAGGAACCTTGGAGTGAAAATTGAATCTCctgacaaaatgaagaaaaatgcacACAAAGTAGAGAATGCCAG CGTATTGGCCTGCATAAATCCTGAAGCAGTGGTCCCTGGACTAAACTACATGTCATTTGTTAATGTCGGCATGAGTGGGTTAACTCCCAATGGAGTTGATCTGAGTATGGAAGCAAATGCAATAGCACTCAAATATCTAAGTGAAAGTCAACTGACGCAGCTTTCTCTCAGTCACACAAGTGAAAAAACCCCTCAAGATTCATCTTTCCAAAACCTCTTGCATACAAACATGGACAAGAGCATGATGGGTCTTAGCTTAATTTCACCAAACAATATGTCCTTTGCAACCAAGAAGTACATGAAAAGATATGGGCTCCTACAAAGTAGTGACAATAGTGAAGATGAAGAGGAGCTGCAAACTCAGAACTGCAGCATCTCTAGTATTGGCAAGTGTGAAGATGTGTTAGAGACTAACTTTAAGCCAATGTCAGAGGGCTTTAACTTCGGGAAAGAATCTTCTGAAGGAGTTTGTGAAAGATTATCCATTAACCAGAAACCTTACAAGGAGTCAACTGGAAGTTATTCCTTGTCAGAATCCGATGGTCCTGTGTTGAGAAATATTACAAATGAGGTCTTTCCTCCAAAAATACTACATCAACCTCATGAGAACTCACAGCAGATTCTGAAGGATTTAAAGCCAAAACCCAAACTTGTAGCTGGGAAAGTAGAGTTCACTCAGCAACCGGACAGGGAGAACCTAGGAAATGTTCGTCTCTTCCCTGAAAATCTACAAACTCCCACCCTGGAGACATTAAATCAGACAGACAGCATGAGTTCAGTTGGTACCTTTCTTGATGTAAAACACCTCAGACAGTTGCCAAAGTTGTTCTGA